GCAGATGAAGGAGCCCTTTCCTGTTTTAAGGACACAGATGTTTCCACAAATCCACCATGGCACCTCTGAATGGATGTTCTGCTGGCTGGGCTACCTGAGGGATGTGCAGCAGGAGACTTCAGCTAGCAGAGCCAGCCAGGACCTCTGGCTGTCCTGGGAAAGGTGCAGAGGGTTTGAAGGTGGAACAAAATCCTCAGTGAGTGCAGGATGCAGCTGATAACATGCTGTTAGTAGAACcctcctgctggtgctgctctgcttccactGCTGGGTCTGTCCAGGAATGGGACTGCAGTTCTCAAGGGCCTTAATCCACTTTGAAAAAAGACCTTCCAGAAAAGCCCAGATTAATCTAGAGTAACAACTGCTGGGCCATGCTGCAGTGCCATATTTATTGTCAGAATCAGATGCATGGAACGACAGTCAGTGTGACTCCTGtaactggagggaaaaaaactggaTGGGATTCACTTGAATTCCTGCCTTACTGTCTTACAAAGCACCTAAATATATGTAGAGAGGGATTCTCAGATGGCAAGCAGTCATTCAGTTGAAACAGGGATTTTTGTGtcctgctgcatttcagtgggagcagtgacagaatcatcccacagctgctgttaAGActgtccagctcctggaggaTGGAATAGACCAGCACCTTTTCCACAGATGATTTCTTCATCTATAAAAGACATAAAAGCAGAGTCTGTGATATGATTGTGTTGGAAAATGCTTGTTTTTGCCTTAAAGTGATTAAACAGACTTTGCTGACTGTAGGCTGCTAAGTGTGAATTAAATCCTGTCTGCTCAGAGTCTTGTTCTGATTTCCCAGGGATTGGCACGGATAACCCCAATGCAGTGGTGGTGGGACTGGCTCCTGAGCACTTCCACTATGAGATGATGAACAGAGCCTTTCGGTAaggcagcccctggcaggggctggagtgGGGGCTGTCTTGTGCTGGGCTCTCTTTCTGGGAGGAAAAGGGTGGTAGGAATATCACACATTATTGTGCCACAGTATATGTACCACATATTAGTGGCAGCATGTGAGGAAGCCACTAATCTTGGTAGATTTAGATTCTTCACCAGGATCTTCAGGCAGTCCAGAccttatttttacagctttcagTCTAAATAAACTGCAGAAGTGCTGTCTTCTGAGGGGAAAAGTTAGTAATTCATCAGGGGGAAGTACACAAAAACAGGGATGTGGGGAAGCattcacagaattatttgggttggaaaatacctccaagCACATCAAGTGCAACCTGtgaccaatccccaccttgtcaccagcacagagctctgagtgccacctccagggatgggagctccaacacctccctgggcagctccttccaATACCTGatcaccctttccatggggaaattcctcaTGTCCAACCTGTacctgccctggcccagcctggggccatttcctcttctcaAGAGGAGAGGCAGATTCTGTGTTCAAAGCCCAGCCTTCAGAACCTGTGTGCTACAGGGAATGAAATCCAGTATTTAGGGCAGGTTATTCCTTACCTGGCTAATGCAGGATATCCAGCAATATCTTCTGAAGTATCTTCAATTCAGGAGTGGCCAGCACAACTTGGGCCAGGTGGACTATGGAGCTGATCTcgagtgttttatttttgcctctAGGCTGAGGAGTAAGTCAGATAGACTCCATCTGTGACCACCCATGAGCCAGGCTGCAACAGTGTGTGCAGAGCCATGTGTCCTTCTCCTTCTGGCTTGACTCCACACTCTTGATTTTAACTTGAAAAACCTTCAGGTTTCAGACACTGGATGTGAGCCTGTAGCTGAGTGATGTGTGTGATGAGCCCTTTCCTATCTTTGCTCACAGGATGGTGGCTACCACACAGATTTGCACCTTGAAATCCAGTGAAAACCCAGATATCAAACACCTTAACCTGTCTTCATAACCATAAAATTTGAAGAGGGAGTATCGAGTACTGCCCACCAGTGTCTTAGGGAGGTTTCTTGGAGTAGGAGGCCGATTCCCTCCTCATCTGCTGCCAATTCCATGTTATATCAACAGATGTTGACCCAAACAACTGACCCTGCCTGCCTTGTTAGTGAACCTTGCTGAAGGCATTGATTTGGGTTTTTACTTTGGGTCATGTGTGGACTCAATTTCACAACTGCATGAGCTTAACCTATTGAGTTATCCCAGTGCTAACATCATTAAACTTATTCATATATCTGTCCTGAATATATTGGTTGTTGAATAATATCCGTTGTTTGCTTCGGGCTGAAGATCAGgatacataaaaaaacccaggatgGGCTCTGTCTGACCTGTAACACCTCACTGATTTCTTCTAGGTTTTTCTCCCAGTCCTCTATAGGGAATAAACTTTTGCTGGTCTCAGTTCTGTTAGGCCTGATGGAAGCACTGACCACTGGCACTTTCTCTTCCTGTTGAGCCTTGCCCTATTCCTTCTCCTTTACTCAGATAATTAAGTCACTTGGGATTTGCATTGAAATTGGAATTGCATGGGGATTGCAGAACTCTGAGGTGAATCTGATTAAATGCAGGTATCTAAGTTCAggttgctgtgctgtgctgtgtctgtgctggtgaTCTGGGCTCTGGAGGGATAAGGGAGGCACTTCAGGGCATTTTTTTACCTAATAGTGCTTAAAATAGGACAGTTGAACTGTGCCCTAGGAGAGCCTTTTCCTCTGCACTGACTGTGAGGAGCCCAGGCTGACTAATTACGTGGTAGGCAACTATTCCATTGACACCCAACATTAACTTAGGTAAATCTAACCCAACATGAGTCCCAAAACGAGATTCACAGAGTCTGGCCGTTCTCCAGGCACCACTTGAAATGACTGAGACTAAATTTCTCTTCCTGTGTAAGTGGGATTTTGATGCCATGTTTAAGAGAATTCTCTCAGGTGAGATCTCTTGCAAACTGCTGAATGTAGTGGTTGTAGTGATGCTgtcaaattaaattttcctgTGTCCTAGAGGCATCTTCCCGTCATGAACATGTCTGGCTGCTCACAGAAGCACAACCCAGCTCTCTTCTTGTTCAGCTTGCTTTAGAATGCATCGATTCAATAGGAGTGTTTTGTGATAATTAAGTGAAATGAAATATCATTTATGTCCTGCTCAGAGcttccaggctgctctgcagacatCCTCCAAGGAGAATCCAGTTCACCTCAGCCAGCCTCTTACAACAGGGGCAAAGGAagactttgttttcttaaaggcttttgttttgtttttaattttgtaaatcAGAGGTTAAGGGGAAAATGAATCCTCCTTTCTGCTGTGAGAATAACAGCCAGTGTTTCACACTGTTGTGATAAAGATTGGAATGGCCTGCATTgcctggagaaaatgaagatCAAAGGGGAAAGGTTTGGCAGTCCAGATGCTGTCTGGAGAGCTCTTGTTGCACTGAGActtgggaggaggagaggactGCAGTAATAGTGCTGTGCTTGGTGGACCAGGAGCATTCCTCTAGTGCAGCACCCACACAACTACCCTTTGCTGCAGGACAGGGGGATGCAGTGTCTGCTGCAAGGAAAATCTGCAGGGTAGATAACAGAAATGTGAGAACCAAAGATGAGGTGCAGGTTCTGTGGAAGCAAGCCTGCTCAAACTCCCAGGGTTAACAGGGAAATTTAGAGGGACGTGAATGTGTCAAATGGCTTTGAGGTGTTTTAATGTAACTTGTTACTGTAATTCCTTCAAAGTTAAAATATAAAGTTAAGGTCAAATGATTCATCCTGTACCTGTAAGAAATTGTTTCCTGTGAGGGTAgtgagccctggcacaggtttcccagagcagctgtggctgcccctggatcactggaagtgtccaaggccaggctggacagggcttggagcagcctgggatggcaggcagggggtggaactggatgggctttaagattccttccaaGCCAGANNNNNNNNNNNNNNNNNNNNNNNNNNNNNNNNNNNNNNNNNNNNNNNNNNNNNNNNNNNNNNNNNNNNNNNNNNNNNNNNNNNNNNNNNNNNNNNNNNNNNNNNNNNNNNNNNNNNNNNNNNNNNNNNNNNNNNNNNNNNNNNNNNNNNNNNNNNNNNNNNNNNNNNNNNNNNNNNNNNNNNNNNNNNNNNNNNNNNNNNNNNNNNNNNNNNNNNNNNNNNNNNNNNNNNNNNNNNNNNNNNNNNNNNNNNNNNNNNNNNNNNNNNNNNNNNNNNNNNNNNNNNNNNNNNNNNNNNNNNNNNNNNNNNNNNNNNNNNNNNNNNNNNNNNNNNNNNNNNNNNNNNNNNNNNNNNNNNNNNNNNNNNNNNNNNNNNNNNNNNNNNNNNNNNNNNNNNNNNNNNNNNNNNNNNNNNNNNNNNNNNNNNNNNNNNNNNNNNNNNNNNNNNNNNNNNNNNNNNNNNNNNNNNNNNNNNNNNNNNNNNNNNNNNNNNNNNNNNNNNNNNNNNNNNNNNNNNNNNNNNNNNNNNNNNNNNNNNNNNNNNNNNNNNNNNNNNNNNNNNNNNNNNNNNNNNNNNNNNNNNNNNNNNNNNNNNNNNNNNNNNNNNNNNNNNNNNNNNNNNNNNNNNNNNNNNNNNNNNNNNNNNNNNNNNNNNNNNNNNNNNNNNNNNNNNNNNNNNNNNNNNNNNNNNNNNNNNNNNNNNNNNNNNNNNNNNNNNNNNNNNNNNNNNNNNNNNNNNNNNNNNNNNNNNNNNNNNNNNNNNNNNNNNNNNNNNNNNNNNNNNNNNNNNNNNNNNNCTCAGAaatggttggactcgatctTAGAGGGACTGTCCAACCTAACCAATTCCATGAAAGTTCACAGGATTTAGTGTGTAATCCATGGGGGTTTCTCTCTGACTTCAGTCACTACTTGATCAGGCAGAGAGCACATAGAAAACCACTCCTGTGGAAGTGTGACTGATAGGGTAGGGAAAGATGTGCCTCTGTGTCGCTGCTTTTAGGTGATGTGCAAAGCAGGAAAGGTTACGGAAGTGTCTGTGCCCACTAACCCACTGCtctcctgctgtgtcccaggacTGCAGGGATGATGTTGGTGGTGCCCAGCAGGCAGGCATGCGGGGGATTTTGGTAAGGACGGGTAAGTACTCAATGGATCGGTCGTTTCAGGAGACAGTGGTGCCTTCAGGGATCTCACCCTCTGCCCAGAAATGAAGGTGTTCTGGGGCCtggggccagccctgctgctgtgtgacaggGGTCACACATCATGCTGGGGTGGTGCAGAGGCAGCCTgtcagccagggctggagcacagcacagagcccagctgatGGCAGGGTGACCAAAGTCATAGATGGGGACAGCTGCTCTTGTAGGTGTGAATTTTGTGAATTTCAGAGGGGAAATCACAGAACAGAGGGAACTGTTACTGTCACACTGTGGTGATAGAGCTGGGAGTACTGGGTTCAAAATGAGAGACGTGAAATTTAGGTTAGagatttaggaagaaattcttctctgtgagggtgggcaggccctggcacagggtgcccagagcagctggggctgtccctggatccctgcagtgtccaaggccaggctggacagggcttggagcaacctggaatagtggaagatgtccctgcccatggctgggagtcggactggatgagctttaaggtctcttgcaacccaaaccattttgggattctatgattataattattattaagaACCTACAATGTGGACATTTGCCAGTACAGCAGAGTGAACCAGTGCAATTAACACTAGTTTTGATCCAGAACTGCCCCTGAAGGTGTCTCCAGTAGGACTCAGCATTTGTTTAGGGAAGCTCTGTGGGATGTTTTTTGCCCAGATGGGCATTTTCCTGGTTGGTACTGCCATGACAAGGCTGTAATTTTCTGGGTGGGAAAAATAGGGTACTCAGATGAGTTTGGTAAAGGGATCTTTGTGTTAATCTGTTACAGGTAAATACCGTCcagcagatgaaaacaaaatcaacccAGCTCCCTACTTAACCTGTGAGAGTTTCCCAGAGGCAGTGGAACATATCCTGAAGCAGATGCTGTGAGAAAGGGAACAGCTAGCttgaagaaacttctgtttcacaCCATTTCCTTCATTCTTGCTTCAGAAATCGAGGTCCCAAGATCAGTGCATGCATGGCATCCATCAGAGACCACCCTGGGCTGTGAGGGGCAGGGGATCCTTGTGGGCCCAgcacagtcacacacacaggGAGTGGTGgcaaaattttcttattttcacttttcaaagaATAACTGATGAAAAGTCACGTCTGGGAAGGGTCACCTTCTGCAGAGTAAGTTAAACTGAAAACAGTCAAGTAAACAAAGCTCAAACACCAACAGAGCCTCAGTGGGCCTGTAGTGATTTCACTGACGtctctgttctgctctgacTTAAACGTAGAGATTATGCACGTTTAGAAGtgattctgaaatgaaattatcaTCGTTGCTTAATAATAACTACTGTGGCTGTCTTTCATTAGAACAGATCCtgttatttgcttttcaaattttacataaaattaaaaactgtcaGCATTTTACAGATGTTTTAATTAGATGCTGTTATTAAAAAGAATGATGCAGAAACAAAACTCTGGTATTAAATGCCTTAGAGactgtgactttttaaaattaggcTTCAGCAGGGCCCTATTAATGCTACAGTTGCAAAATTTCACTgttgttggggatttttttgtttctttttaatgttatgGAAAAAATCCTTCACAAGCCATGGGGACAGATTCCAGTTTTTACAGTTGGTTAGCAGAgttgtaaaatgaaatttaattctGTAGCGTGCAATGCTTTTCCTATGCACTACATCCCCCAATATGAACCAACTTCGTAATGACGGTAAATGGCTTTTCTGGTCCATTTGCAAACTGTAATAATCAAAGTCCTTTACAGTTGTTTTACAGTGCTCCTGTGTGTTAAATTATTAGATTGTAATTATGCATTACTGGAGTATTAACCTtattgaaaatacagttttgtgtTAATGAGCCATGCTCGTTCTTGTTAAACAAAACCATGGTGATGAATGAATTCCTCACGTGTCAGTgtctctctgcagcctcccttGGTGGGTGGTTACTACGTTCAGATTTAGTCTCTCTCAGGAACAGAATGGGTGGATGGAGGAGATTTTGCAGTAGAAACACAagaataaatcacagaatcatttaggctgcAAAAGCTGTCTAAAGTCATCAAATCCAACAattcctccagccctgcccaggccaccactgacccatgtCCCCAGATACCACACTcatacagcttttaaatccctccagggatggggactgcACCACTACCCTGGGCAGtcttttccaggaagaaataaTACCAAATacccaacctgaacctccccagGTGCAACTTGAGGGTGCTTTGTCTCATCATGTCACTttctgcctgggagaagagacctcGGAGGAACAGGAGCCATCTTTAGATAGTGTCTGTGGGGCCTTGTACTGCCAGCTTCAGTTTTTGCATACATCTGAGTTTTGTGCCAGCAATTCTCAACCTGTTGGTTTCTGCTTGGAAGGATATAAGGGAGGTCTGTGTCCTGGGGTCAGGGTCAGGTGCAGGGGTGGGAGATGTATCAGCAAAATCCTGTGAAAACATTTCCCTTGGAGACTTCTAATCATGTGTGACGGATGCAGGAATTAAAAGGGACTGTCAGTGCCTCAGAGGtcctggaatgtgctggaaaCACCATGCAGGCACACCAGCCTGAGGGAAACCAGAGGGAGAACTGCACGGAGGGGAAGTGTCGTGCTGAGCAAGAGGGGAGAGTGAGAGATGGCAGTGATAAGACCTGGAGCCTGAAAAACATGCCATGCTGGAATTTCTGATGAGTGCAGGACACGTGGCAGTGCTGGCCATGTGTGTGAGCAGGACAGTCCAGCATGGGGGACATTGGGCACTGCCCTGCACACCCcactgcagcacccacagggcagggcaggtaACACTCCTGAGCAAGGATCTCTCTTagcaggacaggctgagggagctggggctgttcaaGGTTGGGAGAgagccctcagccctgggtgtTCCTGGATGtctctgggtgtccctgggtgtccctgggtgtccctgggtgcagggaggtcagagcacagcccagcaatggcaccagagcaATGGGCAGGGACTGAGCCCAGGAActgcccctgcacaggaggAACAACCTCTGCCCTGAGCAGAGACCAGAGAGGGGAGGAATCTCCCTCACCGGGGTATTCCAGACCCTTCTGGGcacaatcctgtgccctgtgctctgggatggccctgctggaacAGGCAGGTGGCACCAGATGTGAGCACCtctggtcccttccaacctgacccatccAGGGATTCTGCAATTCTGATTTATGGCTGGCTGCAAACCAGTGGGCAGCCACCAATATAATTTCTAGTTAATTATCCTAAATTTGCTGatattctgcagtttttctctaattgcttctctttttcatcttgGAAGTATCCCAAACCAACAGGAAAGTAACACACTTCAAGGCTTTGAACTCATCTGAATATAGTGACAAACTAGCCAAATTTACATGCCTTGCTAAGGTCCtgaatttcactgaaaacttctattttgtgtttcattaGGAAGGATGCAGGTCTCTTCTGGGAAAGCTACACTGACTGTGATGATCTACTTAGTGTCAGAAATGGAGAATTACAGTAATTATCTATCTGCTTTTAAACTTTCCTCCAGTTCTACCCAAAATCTGTCATAAATAAAGACTGAGACTCAATCAATCTTTTAAGTCTTTATGCATAAAATTAAGGCTGGAGGCTTTGTTGCATAGGAGCTGCCATCACATTAATTCCAATAACTTCTTTGCATAAAGAGTAACCACCACCCCTTCACCCACCCTTGCATTTTGAAAGTAAAGACTTCCCTCTGACACTTGTCACAGCATTTTGTTCCTTGAAACAACAGCACCTCCTTCCCCATCAACATCTGATCCTTTGGAGGCCACTTTGGATGGCAAATGGCTGAGGTTTTTgattttggggttggtttggtttgttttctgtcagaCTGACTCAAATTCCCTCTGCCAAGCCGTGTACTTCTGGCTTAGATTCTTTGCTGATGGCTTGGTGTGGGTGATCACATCCAGGAAATCGGCTGTTGTGATTGTGTCCAGGTGGATCATGGCCAAGTTACTGTTACCTGAAGACAAGAGAATTGAATAAATCCTGTTACCATTACTGAAAGACACTCTTTTATGTCCATGCCTAGTCCAACACTTAATGCAGGAAAATAACAGACCAAATGTTAGTGAGACAAatcaaaaattgtatttatgcTGAGAGCACAGATAACGACAGCTTTAAAAGAAGCccaaatttttagaaatttagaGGGTTTGGAACTGTAGAGTTTAAAACTTTTTCAGGCAGATATCAGAGCTCCATCTGCTGGAGTTAGAATGTTTGTTCCAAGAGTTACAGCAGGAAATCAGCATTTCCCAGGCAGGATtttctgctcagagctgaggtACCTGGCTGATGATTTTCGAGAGCATCGAAAATTTTCCTCACTGGTCTCATGGCTGCCTCCTTGCACACGAGTTTTATGTCTGAGCCAGAGTATCCACTGGTTTCCTGTGATGGGATCAGAATGATACATTACAGCTCACAAATCAGACAGAAATtgaatttataatatatatattatgtatttgtataaatattCATGAAGTCTATGATGTCTGAAATACACGTTTATATACAGACAGATAGACACACAAATCTATTATTTTTTGGCACTGTCCCCTCAAAATTATGTagctttttattctctgaatGCCTACAATTCCTCATAGGAAAGACCAAGGAAAATAATGGGCATTTTCTTACTAAATGCCTGTTTTCTATAGGTCAGACAAAACCCACCTTTCTGAGTCCATCCTCAGCTGTcctgttaataaaataaatgtatttacttATGAACCCAGAACTGAGAGGTATTGTCTCTGTAAACTGAGATGTAAGAATCTCAGCTGGgtaaactaaaatatttaaggGCTGGGAccttgagcaacctgggctaATTAAAGGTGCTCCTGCTTACAGCTAGAGGTTGGAACAAGGTGGTTTGTGAAGTCCCTtgcaaccaaaaccattctaggattctgttttcaaagaatCCAGGACGTGACAAAGTGCTGAATGAAGGAAGCTGTGATATCTTCGCTGCCAAATGCTCTTTTCTGCCTAAGCAGTGGAGCTGTGACAAACCTTCCCCACACAATTAACTGTTCATTACCCTGATGAATTGCAAGTGCTCCCAGCTTGGTGAGAGCAGTGATAAAATCCGCTGTTGCTGGAAGTCTCCCTGTATTTAAGGCTGAAAAGCCGGCCCAGCAGAGAGGACCAGGACACACCATtttgcaggcagagctgctcaagCCGGCGATttccaggtgtgtgtgtgtgtgtgccgTGCCCAGCGCCAGCtccccccgctgtccccccggCCCAGGTGGGCTGAGCTGCGTGCCCGGCACTCGCCCACCTGGCTCAGCAGGCTGTAATCCAGCTCCGTCCTCAGCTCCACCCCGCCGCTGTTGCTGAGAGGGGGCAGCCAGTGCTGGATCATCACCCTCCGTGCCTCCTCACTCGGCAGGTCCACCAGGATCCTCTTCTCCAGCCGCCGCAGCATGGCACAGTCCAGCTCCCTGCAAGcgcagcaggagagggagcgTCTCAGCGCATCTCGCTGTGGAGACGCGGCTTGGACAGCACGATCCTCGCCTGCAGCTGTGTCCTACACTGGgacaagaaaaaacccaaacaaaaacaggaaaaaacccccaacaaacaaacaaacaaaaaaaacccccaccaaaaccccccaaaaccaaaccaaacaacgGGTTAATTATCCAGTGTGTTTCCTGTTCAGTGATAACGTTATTTGTGACACAGATGCTAAAAGTAACAATCAGAAGCTGCAGTTTCCATTCCTTGCCCTGGTACTCATCTGCAGCATGTCCTGTCAGAAACAgcctctccctttccccctgTTAAGGAGTCACTACAAATTGCCTGTCTGGGCCACTCTCAGGACTAATTAATTGCTACTTATTAAGGGATGCTCAGTAGGTATAAAATCCAGACTGAAGGCTTTGTATTATGGCAGAACAGGATGCCACACTGAGACTCCTCCTGCAAtacaaattataaatatgtttttatagttttataatttatattttggtttgttttatttggggtttgtttatttatatttttgttattataaATTAACAGCGAGAAGGGACAAAAATATCATGTGCAGGGTGAACAGGCTGGATAAAGTCAGTGAGCTAAAAACCCTGATTCTGTCAATGTCAACACTGGCTAtgatgttttgtttaaaaaaaggtaagaaaaaggTCCTGTACCAATCTTTCTCTACTGGCCCCATTCAGTCACAGACTCCTTATTCCagtttaaaacattatttagtCCTTATACCTGGCAAGAAAATCTCATCCAGGGGAAACCCACTTCAAAATTTCTTGTGCAGCCAGAAGAAGAGAAGCCCTAAGCATAATTTCCACCTGTGCTGGCCGAGCATGAGGAACCAGCTGCTGATGGTTTGTATCTGAAACCTGGGACTGCAGATACACTTAAATAAACCTGTCCTTATCCCCATTTCCTTGggtgaaatgttttttcctagCAAAGTCAGCATTAAAGCAACAAATAGAGTTTCTCGTATGAAACTCCCCTTTAGTTTCCAGGGAGTTCAAAGCTAGCTCAAGATGGATTTGTAGCCCAATGCCAGAGCAGATTTCTGTCAACTTTGGTGacttgtcattatttttttttttttaataccaaatGCTTTCTGTGGCATAGTACATGataaagaaaccca
This sequence is a window from Parus major isolate Abel chromosome Z, Parus_major1.1, whole genome shotgun sequence. Protein-coding genes within it:
- the HDHD2 gene encoding haloacid dehalogenase-like hydrolase domain-containing protein 2, whose product is MSARRALKAVLVDLNGTLHVEDSAVPGAQEALKRLRSAPVTVRFVTNTTKESKRDLLERLTGLGFDIAEHEIFTSLTAARNLLEQQQVRPLLLVDDKALPDFTGIGTDNPNAVVVGLAPEHFHYEMMNRAFRCAKQERLRKCLCPLTHCSPAVSQDCRDDVGGAQQAGMRGILVRTGKYRPADENKINPAPYLTCESFPEAVEHILKQML